The Chloracidobacterium sp. genome contains the following window.
TCGATGCCGGAGAATATTATTTGACGAAACAGCAGCGGTCGCTCGGTATTACCGACGCCGAGATCATTAAGATCGCGATCAGATCGATGGGGCTCGACGATCTCAAACCCTTTATTGCGGACGAAAAGATCATCGAATACGTAATTGCCGCCGGAGAATCTGTAAAGAGGCTCGTCGATATGACCTGTGTCGAATTTGCCGACGAAACCGCGTCGGAATCACCGGCGCCGGGCGGCGGTTCGATCTCGGCTTATCTCGGGGCGTTGGGTGCGGCACTGGCGGCGATGGTCGCTAATCTCTCTTCGCACAAGGCGGGTTGGGATGACCGTTGGGAAGAGTTTTCGGATCAGGCGGTCAGGGCACAATTGATCAAGGACGATCTGCTCGCACTTGTTGACGAAGACACTAACTCATTTAACCTCGTGATGGACGCATTCGGCTTGCCCAAAACTACCGCCGAAGAAAGGTCGGCCCGCACTGACGCCATTCAGCAGGCGACCAAATACGCGACCGAGGTGCCTCTCCGAACGATGCGGCGGACGTTTGACGCATTTGAAGTGATACGGGCAATGGCCGAAAACGGAAACCCAAATTCTGTGACAGACGCCGGCGTCGGAGCTCTTTGCGCCCGTTCGGCGATTATGGGAGCGTTTCTGAATGTCAAAATCAACGCGGCGGGCCTCAAAGACCGAGCATTTGCGGATGAAATATTGACGGAAGGCTCCGAGATCGAAAAGCGAACTATCGTGCAGGAAACTGAGATAATGCAGATCGTTAACCAAAAGATCGGCTGATCATTTGCCTCGGCAATATTGGCTGATGCACGGGAGGATCAGATCAGCGTTCCGCTAGATGGGCACCCACCGTCCACACGATCACTGAGCTCGAAAGTCCAAAACCGGAAAGGCGGCCAGCCATCATAATGATCGTTTCCCCCACATTCACCGCCCCGGTCTCCAGTAGCGTTTGCTCGCCGACGGTGAGCATTTCGCCGGTCGTACCGCGGTCTTCGTGCAGGTGCGGCGTGACTCCCCAGATCAACGCAAGCTGATTACAGGCGTCCTGCGATGTCGTAAGTGCAAAGGACTGAAGCCCGGAACGCACGTTTGAAAGTCGTCTGGCCATCAGGCCTGATTCCGTGAATACAGCGATCTTTTCGGTCCGGATCTCCTTGGCGGCGTAGGCGGCGGCCTTGCATAGTGCCTGGCTTGTCCGTCCGGACGGCGGTTGCGTGAGCTTGACCGGTTTTTTGAGCATTTCAGGCTTGATCGTCTCCGCCGAGTCGATGATCTTGACCATTGTTTTGACCGATTCGACCGGAAACTTACCGCTGGCTGTCTCGGCCGAGAGCATCACGGCGTCCGTTCCATCCCACACGGCATTGGCGACATCCGAGGCCTCAGCACGGGTCGGAAACGGATTTTCGATCATCGATTGCAGCATCTGCGTCGCGGTGATGACAAATTTGTCGTGGGCGACGGCAAGCTCGATGATCCGCTTTTGGTAAACGGGAACGAGTTCGACGCTAGTCTCGACTCCGAGATCGCCGCGAGCGACCATCAGGCCGTCGGTTTCCTCAATTATCTCTATTAGATTCTCGATCGCCTCCGCTTTCTCGATCTTGGCGACGAGCAGGGCACGCCCAAGCTTACGCTTATTCAGTCGCTTGATAATGTCCTTGACCTCTTTGCAATCGGCCGCAGTTCGGACAAATGAAAGTGCGATGTAATCGACATTCTGGGCCATTGCCCATTCGAGGTCGACGCGGTCCTTTTCCGTGAGCGAAGGTATCGGCAGCGGCGTATTGGGCAGATTGATGCCTTTTCTCTCGCTCAACACGCCGCCCGTTACGACGCGGCAGATGACGTCCGTCGCAGTTTTAGATTCGACAATGAGCTCGAGAGCACCGTCGTCGAGCAAGATCCGTGCACCGGGCGTGACCGAGTCAGGAAGTTCGGCAAACGTGGTTGAGACGATAGTTTCGTCGCCGACAATGTCTCGCGTCGTTATGGTGAACCCCGCACCGTCGCGGAGGATCACGCTTTGGCCGTCTTTCAACGTACGCGTGCGGATCTTCGGGCCGGACAGATCTACGAGTATTGCCAAAGGCTTGCCGACATTTGCCGCCGCGGCCCGTGCCGTCGAGACAGCGGTGGTGTGTTCGTCGACAGTTCCGTGTGACATATTGATCCGGACGGCGTTAACGCCGGCGGAGATCATTGTTTCGATGGTGGTTTGGTCTTTCGTCGCGGGGCCGAGTGTGGCCAGGATCTTAGCTCTTCGCATTGCTTTGATTCTAACGCAAAGTTGCGGAGATTCTAAGAGGCAAAGCAAAGTAATCCGGCGGGTTGGCCATTACCGCGATCACTATTTGGTGGTAAATGAGCTTAGCTTTTTGGAAAAACTCAAAACCGTCGCGACATACGTCGAGTGTGACCAGGTGAGCGGCGAAACCGAAGCGGCCTGGCCCGAAATGGGTTCGATCTGTTCGGCCAGCACACCCGAAGGCATTGCGAGCCCGGCCGTCGATTCGATAATATTGCGAGCCTGTTCGAGTTCGTCCGCCGACTTTGCTCGAGCGATATAAAATTCGGCAAGCCACAGCGAGCAGATGAACCAGGTATTGCCGGTGACGGAGTCGCTTTCACGCATATAGCCGTCATTTTCAAATCGAGCGACGCCGCCCACGGCCGTTTTATTGGTCAAGGTTGCCTCGATCGCCGCCATCGTATTTACGACCATCGGGTCGTCGGGAGTAAAACAGCCAAAATAGAAAATACCGAATAGCGAGGCGTCAATGGTCGGGTCAGGGTAGAGCGAGTCGTCGCCATTTGCCAAAAGCCCTCGCAAAAATCGGCCCAGCTCGTGGCTATACAGATGCTCACGCATCGCATCGACGATCTCATTTGCGGCGGCGGCATAATTAACCGCTAGATCGCTGTCACCGAACATATTTGCAAAATTTACGGCTGCCCGCAGCCCCGCAACGACCGTTGCACACGTAAACGTATGCACACCGCGGCGGTCCTCCCACAGATTCCAGCTCGGCTTCGGAAGCTTCGTTTCAGGGTCGCGAAATCCGGCGATAAAGTTGGCACATTTTACGATCAGGCTCTGATAGAGTTCCCCGACAAACTCCTCATCCGGATGCATCGAATAATGCTCCCAGAGAGCCCAGAGTACGAGTGCCGTCTCATCCTCCTGGATCGGCAACATAGGTTTCTTGGTGTATTTATCCCAATACGAATGCCATCCGGAACCGACCGATCCATCGGGGTTATATTTTTGGAGAAAATAGCCGCGTTCGTGGACGATGCGTGAGCAGAGATCAAAGAAATTGTGTGAATACGACGAGTATCCCGCCTGATCCATTGCGTTGGCGACAAATGACCCATCTCGCGGCCATAGGTAACTATAATGATCGGTCGCCCGTTCGGTCACCTCGCTGTCATTGGCTGCAATGATCGCTCCGTGCATATCGATCTGCGTGCGGATGATCAGCAAACTTCGCCGGTATAGTTTGAAAGCGGTCTCTGAAAGGCCGGAAATGGCTAGACTGCCCTCTTCGAGCCAAGCCAGTGAACCGCCGGTCGCGTGGCTGATAAAGCTCTCCGCACCGGCCTTTATGATCTTGCTGTTGATCGCCTCGACCTCACTGTGCGCCGTGCCGGCGGCGATCCAATAGTGAAACTCAGCCTGACCGTTGGCCTCCAGAGCGAGATGCACCCCGATGGTGAAATCCACCGAACCCTCAGTGATCGCTCCGCCCTGCAGGTCGCCGTCCTCGGCATCGCGCCACGTGCCTTCGCTATTTCGAAAGGCCTTTCGCCCGGTCGCAAACTGATCGAAATGCGGATATGTATTCACCAAAAAATAGCGATGCTTTTTGTAATGAATGAGTGCGAGAGTTTCGGGGTCGTAAAAGGCGGTGTCGCCGACCTTATTCTCGTATAAACGAAAGTCCTGATGAAGAAAAACGCGGACCTCGCGTGACTGTGAATGCAGGTCGCGGACGGTAATCCGGCGGATGAACACGTTTTGCGCCTCAGCGACGGCATCGCAGCATTTGATCTCGATCCCGAGATGGTCATTTGTGAGAGTTACATCAGTGACGGGAGCATTGTCGACGTATCTGAGTGTGCGGGTCCATTCGTCCGCAAATATCCAAGAAAAGGTTCCATCGACCCAGATGCCAAAACGAAATGGAAAGCCCTCACTATGATTTTCCTGACCGACGTGCGGAAAGTATATATCACGAATTTGGTATTTGTCGTCAAAATTAACAAGCAGGCTACCGTTACCGACCGGAATGTCTCTCATTTGATCTAAGGTTCAATTGCTATTGACTGCGGTCTCAACGGCCTTTTCGAGGTCAATTTTAACGCCCGCGCCATAGCCTACAAATTTTTGTACCAGCTTACCCGAACGGTCGAAGATCGCAGTTTGCGGGATCGAACTCGTTTCGGCAAATATGAAGCGGTTAAGGGCGTCTTCGGGGACGGCGATCGGGTAATTGATCTTGGTCAATTTGGTAAACTCGGGCACCTTGTCGATATCTTCCTGTCCGCCGACGTTCAGTCCGATGACGACGAGTTTGTCCGGGCCATATTTTTCGAGTAAGGCGTTAAGGTGCGGGATCTCTTCGCGGCACGGCCCACAATACGTCGCCCAAAAGTCCAGGATGACTGCTTTTCCCTGATAGCTGCCCAGCTTGTTTACAAAACCGTCGGTGGTCGTCCATTCCATTTCCGTAAGCGGCTTGGATGGCGGCATAGGTACGCCGGGCTGCGGGACATCATTTACCGAGACCGGCCGGTTAGACACCGCAACGGGTGCCGCTGCGGGCCGACAGCCGACAAACATCAAGGGAATCAAGACGAGTGTAATAAGTAATGCCGATTTCATAGACACTGCTATGTTAATGGACAGGCCGCGATTTGTAAAAGAATTGTGCCGTCGATTTGCCGGTGTGACATTTATCGTTAACATTTAGCTGTGACTCAACTTACGCCCGAGATACTCGAACTTAGCCTGCGGCCGAAAAATGCGGGCATCGCGGCCGATGCCGATGGGTTCGGCGCGGACGTCGATCTCGCGTGCGGTTCGGTAGTCAGATTTTCGATAAGTCTTAGCATTGACGGAAAAGCTGTGACCGGCGTCCGATTTAATTCAAACGGTTGCGGATATATGGTCGCGGTGGCGGACGCCCTGTCTTCTCACCTTTCGGGCCGACATTTGAACAGCCTCGGCGGCCTGCAGCAAATAGATCTGGCCGAGACTATTTCAACGATCGTCGGGCCGATCCCGCACGAACGTCGTCATTGTGCCGCAACGTGTATCGCCGCCGTCCGCAACGCATTTGCCAATTGCCGCGAGCGGCGAATTGCCGGATTTCACGGCGACGACCCTTTGATCTGTAGCTGTTTCGGCGTTGGCGAAAACACGATCCGAGCCGTTATCGAGCAAAATAATGCCGATTCTGTTGACGCCGTGACTACGGCGTGCAATGCCGGCGGCGGATGCGGTTCTTGCCGAATGCTCATTCAGGAACTGATCGATTCAGTTATCGAGCCTATTTGAGGTATGCTATACTTTTGGCAAATCACCGCTATTGCGTGTGACGCCCGAGTTGTGCTGATGGCCGACTCAGGAAAATATTAACCTGACATAACTGATGGATGACCCTGCTAGTTCGTTCGCATTTTTCTTCGACTCAACCACCGCTGTGGACGAACCTACCGCTTTAATATCAATTTCCAAGTTGCTCTTGGTAGTTTTTCTGGTGCTCGCAAACGGCTTTTTTGTCGCGAGCGAGTTTGCCCTTGTCGCTGTGCGTAAGACACGGATCGAGGCACTCGCGGCCGACAACCGTTCTGCCCAGCGTGTACTCAACATACTTAACAACCTAAGTGCCTATATCTCGGCGACACAGTTGGGCATCACGCTGGCCTCGCTCGGCCTCGGTTGGGTCGGCGAACCGGCGGTCGCAGGATTGATCGAGCCGGCTCTGGTGTATTTAGGGCAGGTCACAGGTGCTGCATTTCTCGCGTCGGGCCCGGTGATGCACGCGATCTCGTTTGCGATCGCGTTCTCATTTATCACTTTCCTGCACATTGTTTTTGGCGAACTTGCACCGAAAACGGCCGCTCTCGAACTTTCGGAACGCATCGCGATGCTCGTAGCTTTGCCGCTCGAGGTTTTTTACAAGATATTCAGTTACCCGATCAGGGCTCTTGACTGGACCGGTACTCGGACCGTTCGCCTATTCGGTCTGCTTCCGTCCGGCGAGCACGGTTCGAGCTATAGTGAGGACGAGATCCGCCATTTGATCAAACTGTCACAGGAGAGCGGACAGATCAATGCCGAAGAGCAAAAGCTGATCAACAAGGTGTTCGAGTTTTCGGAAACGACCGTCAAGGAAGCGATGATACCGCGAACCGAGATCGTAGCGATCGCCGCGGGCAGTTCGTTTGAGGCGATCGCCAGATCATTTGGCGAACACGGTTACTCGCGTTTGCCGGTCTATCGGGACTCGCTCGATGATATCGTCGGCGTGATCCACAGCAAAGACCTTCTAGCGTTCACGCAAAAATCGAGATCTTTCAAGATCGAAAGCGTCATCCACAAGCCTAATTATGTGGTCGATACCGCAAAGCTCGAAGATGTCCTGCGGCAGATGCAGAAAGAGAAGTTTCACTTTGGCTTTGTCGTCGATGAGCACGGCGGCGTGGAGGGCATTATCACAATCGAAGACCTGCTAGAAGAGATCGTCGGTGATATCTCCGACGAGCACGACGAGGAAGTCAACGAACAGATCGACCAGCAGGCGGACGGCAGTTATCTGCTCGATGGCGGCCTTGCAGTGCGTGATCTTAACCGTCGTCTGGAAATCAGTATTCCGGTCTCAGACGGCTATACAACGATCGCCGGATTTCTGATGGCCGAGTCCGGCCAACTGTTGGCCGAGGGCGAGACGGTTCCATTCAACGGCCATATTTTTACTATCGAAAAGGTAGATAAACGCCGCATTATCGAGGTCAGATTGACTCGATCGGCGCCTCGGGTCGCCGAGGTATAAGTGGCGCGGCACTCAAAATGCCGATAAATAGGGATTAAATAAAGTTCTTAGGAGCATAATATAAAAATGAGTTATATAGAACAGATCTGGGCGAGAGAGATACTCGATTCGAGGGGCAATCCGACGATCGAAGCAGAGGTAGTTTTAGAAGACGGTTCGATGGGCCGAGCGGCGGTCCCGAGTGGTGCTTCGACCGGTGAGAATGAAGCGGTCGAACTCCGCGACGGCGACAAGCTCCGTTACCTTGGCAAGGGCGTCGAAAAGGCCGTCGAGCACGTCAACGAGACGATCTCACGCGAGCTCGAGGGCCTCGATGCTCTCGATCAGACGCTTGTCGATGAGACGATGATCGGACTCGACGGCACTCATAATAAATCAAAACTGGGAGCGAACGCGATCCTTGCCGTTTCGATGGCAAACGCGCGTGCCGCCGCCGCGTCGCTCGAAATACCGCTCTACAAGTATATCGGCGGTGCTAACGCCAAGACGCTGCCGGTGCCGATGATGAATATCCTCAATGGCGGAGCTCACGCGGATAATAACGTCGATTTTCAGGAATTTATGATAATGCCGGTCGGTGCCGCGAGTTTCAGCGAGGCTCTGCGAACCGGTGCTGAGATCTTTCATACGCTGAAAGGCGTGCTCAAATCGCGGGGCTATTCGACATCCGTCGGCGACGAAGGCGGCTTTGCACCAAATCTCAAATCGAATCACGAAGCGGTCGAGACCATCCTCGAGGCGATCGAAAAGGCAGGATACCGAGCCGGTGAAAACGTGATGATCGCTCTGGATCCGGCGGCAAGCGAATTTTACAGCAATGGCAAGTATGTCTTTAAGAAGTCCGACAAACGTGAGCTTTCGTCTGACGAAATGGCGGCGTATTGGGCCGATTGGTGCTCCAAATATCCGATCATCTCGATCGAAGACGGAATGGCCGAGAACGATTGGGCAGGATGGAAGAATCTGACCGATGCCGTCGGCAATAAAGTTCAGCTTGTCGGCGACGATCTCTTTGTGACCAATACCAAGTTTTTGCAACGCGGGATCGACGAGGGAACGGCAAATTCGATCCTGATCAAGGTCAACCAGATCGGAACATTGACCGAGACACTGGACGCGATCGAGCTTGCCAAGACCCATAATATGACCGCGGTCATATCGCATCGCTCGGGCGAAACCGAAGATTCGTTTATTGCCGATCTCGCCGTCGCGACCAATGCGGGTCAGATCAAGACGGGCAGTCTCTGCCGTAGCGACCGTATCGCCAAATACAATCAACTGCTGCGTATCGAAGAGGACCTTGGCGATTCTGCCCGATATCCGGGACGAAAGGCGTTTTACCAGCTCCGGTAATGGATATCCGCGAGGCACTGCTTGCCGAGCATTCACGCTTGCAAACGATGAAGGTCGTCGGTTATATTGACGGCGACGCCGATCGTTTTGCCGAGTTAGTGCGGTTGTTTCTGGGCGATGAATATCGAGTTTCGCAGCGTGCCGCAGCGGCGGTCGGGTATTGTGTCGAGCATCGGCACGAACTTGTCCGGCCGTATTTCGGGAAGTTCGTTGCCCAACTCGAGCACACCGATGCACATCCGGCGATCCGACGAAATATCCTAAGGCTGTTGCAGTTCGTCGAGATACCGATCGGTTTCCGGGCCAAGGCGTATGATGCGTGCATCGGTCTGATCGATGATCCGAATGAGCCTGTCGCCGTTAGGGCGTTCGCAATGACCGTTGCTGCTAATATCGCCCGTGAGCATCCTGACTTGATGCGGGAACTGCGTTCGATCGTCAACGCACATCTGGGCAACACAACGATCGCGTTCCGCGTCCGGGCCCGCACAATACTTGCTTGATATGGAATGGCATCGCGACCAACTTACGATAAGCACCGACCGGTCGAGGCTCGACGTTGACGTCATCCAGCGGTATCTTAATGACGAATCGTACTGGGCTCGTGACCGTACACGCGACCAGACCGAGGCGGCGATCCGTCATTCCATCTGTTTCGGCTTATACGACAATGATCGCCAGATCGGTTTTGCACGGGTTGTGAGTGATCGGGCAACCTTCGCGTATATTGGTGACGTGTTTGTTTTGCAGGAGTTTCGCGGCCGCGGTTTGAGTAAGTGGCTGATGGAGGCGATGCTCGCTCATACGGAGTTGCAGGGACTCAGGCGCTGGTTACTTGCGACCCGCGATGCCCACGGCGTTTACAGCCAATTCGGGTTTAGCGGCCTTAAACATCCTGACCGCTGGATGGAGCTTCCGGCTCCTAACGCTTACTGAGAAAAAAGTTTAGCGACAGTCGGCACGCATCGTTTATAATATATTTTTGGCTTGCGTCTAAACGCAGTTATTCTTCAGCATTTTGTTTCCGACGACCGATCAAAATGGGAATTCCGAAAGACAGACCGCTTGCACTCATCATCCTCGACGGCTGGGGACACTCTGCCCGTAGTGAGGGTAACGCCATCGCTCTCGCACATACACCGTATTACGACGATGTATGTGCGCGATTTCCAAAAACAACTCTGACCGCGTCCGGCATACGCGTCGGACAATCGCCCGAATCCGCAGGAAATCCGGAGGTTGGCCACGTGAGTATCGGGACCGGACGGCCGGCGACGTCCGAGAGTT
Protein-coding sequences here:
- the pyk gene encoding pyruvate kinase; the encoded protein is MRRAKILATLGPATKDQTTIETMISAGVNAVRINMSHGTVDEHTTAVSTARAAAANVGKPLAILVDLSGPKIRTRTLKDGQSVILRDGAGFTITTRDIVGDETIVSTTFAELPDSVTPGARILLDDGALELIVESKTATDVICRVVTGGVLSERKGINLPNTPLPIPSLTEKDRVDLEWAMAQNVDYIALSFVRTAADCKEVKDIIKRLNKRKLGRALLVAKIEKAEAIENLIEIIEETDGLMVARGDLGVETSVELVPVYQKRIIELAVAHDKFVITATQMLQSMIENPFPTRAEASDVANAVWDGTDAVMLSAETASGKFPVESVKTMVKIIDSAETIKPEMLKKPVKLTQPPSGRTSQALCKAAAYAAKEIRTEKIAVFTESGLMARRLSNVRSGLQSFALTTSQDACNQLALIWGVTPHLHEDRGTTGEMLTVGEQTLLETGAVNVGETIIMMAGRLSGFGLSSSVIVWTVGAHLAER
- a CDS encoding glycoside hydrolase family 15 protein, producing MRDIPVGNGSLLVNFDDKYQIRDIYFPHVGQENHSEGFPFRFGIWVDGTFSWIFADEWTRTLRYVDNAPVTDVTLTNDHLGIEIKCCDAVAEAQNVFIRRITVRDLHSQSREVRVFLHQDFRLYENKVGDTAFYDPETLALIHYKKHRYFLVNTYPHFDQFATGRKAFRNSEGTWRDAEDGDLQGGAITEGSVDFTIGVHLALEANGQAEFHYWIAAGTAHSEVEAINSKIIKAGAESFISHATGGSLAWLEEGSLAISGLSETAFKLYRRSLLIIRTQIDMHGAIIAANDSEVTERATDHYSYLWPRDGSFVANAMDQAGYSSYSHNFFDLCSRIVHERGYFLQKYNPDGSVGSGWHSYWDKYTKKPMLPIQEDETALVLWALWEHYSMHPDEEFVGELYQSLIVKCANFIAGFRDPETKLPKPSWNLWEDRRGVHTFTCATVVAGLRAAVNFANMFGDSDLAVNYAAAANEIVDAMREHLYSHELGRFLRGLLANGDDSLYPDPTIDASLFGIFYFGCFTPDDPMVVNTMAAIEATLTNKTAVGGVARFENDGYMRESDSVTGNTWFICSLWLAEFYIARAKSADELEQARNIIESTAGLAMPSGVLAEQIEPISGQAASVSPLTWSHSTYVATVLSFSKKLSSFTTK
- a CDS encoding redoxin domain-containing protein, which translates into the protein MKSALLITLVLIPLMFVGCRPAAAPVAVSNRPVSVNDVPQPGVPMPPSKPLTEMEWTTTDGFVNKLGSYQGKAVILDFWATYCGPCREEIPHLNALLEKYGPDKLVVIGLNVGGQEDIDKVPEFTKLTKINYPIAVPEDALNRFIFAETSSIPQTAIFDRSGKLVQKFVGYGAGVKIDLEKAVETAVNSN
- a CDS encoding (2Fe-2S)-binding protein, producing the protein MTQLTPEILELSLRPKNAGIAADADGFGADVDLACGSVVRFSISLSIDGKAVTGVRFNSNGCGYMVAVADALSSHLSGRHLNSLGGLQQIDLAETISTIVGPIPHERRHCAATCIAAVRNAFANCRERRIAGFHGDDPLICSCFGVGENTIRAVIEQNNADSVDAVTTACNAGGGCGSCRMLIQELIDSVIEPI
- a CDS encoding HlyC/CorC family transporter, which codes for MDDPASSFAFFFDSTTAVDEPTALISISKLLLVVFLVLANGFFVASEFALVAVRKTRIEALAADNRSAQRVLNILNNLSAYISATQLGITLASLGLGWVGEPAVAGLIEPALVYLGQVTGAAFLASGPVMHAISFAIAFSFITFLHIVFGELAPKTAALELSERIAMLVALPLEVFYKIFSYPIRALDWTGTRTVRLFGLLPSGEHGSSYSEDEIRHLIKLSQESGQINAEEQKLINKVFEFSETTVKEAMIPRTEIVAIAAGSSFEAIARSFGEHGYSRLPVYRDSLDDIVGVIHSKDLLAFTQKSRSFKIESVIHKPNYVVDTAKLEDVLRQMQKEKFHFGFVVDEHGGVEGIITIEDLLEEIVGDISDEHDEEVNEQIDQQADGSYLLDGGLAVRDLNRRLEISIPVSDGYTTIAGFLMAESGQLLAEGETVPFNGHIFTIEKVDKRRIIEVRLTRSAPRVAEV
- the eno gene encoding phosphopyruvate hydratase, encoding MSYIEQIWAREILDSRGNPTIEAEVVLEDGSMGRAAVPSGASTGENEAVELRDGDKLRYLGKGVEKAVEHVNETISRELEGLDALDQTLVDETMIGLDGTHNKSKLGANAILAVSMANARAAAASLEIPLYKYIGGANAKTLPVPMMNILNGGAHADNNVDFQEFMIMPVGAASFSEALRTGAEIFHTLKGVLKSRGYSTSVGDEGGFAPNLKSNHEAVETILEAIEKAGYRAGENVMIALDPAASEFYSNGKYVFKKSDKRELSSDEMAAYWADWCSKYPIISIEDGMAENDWAGWKNLTDAVGNKVQLVGDDLFVTNTKFLQRGIDEGTANSILIKVNQIGTLTETLDAIELAKTHNMTAVISHRSGETEDSFIADLAVATNAGQIKTGSLCRSDRIAKYNQLLRIEEDLGDSARYPGRKAFYQLR
- a CDS encoding GNAT family N-acetyltransferase encodes the protein MEWHRDQLTISTDRSRLDVDVIQRYLNDESYWARDRTRDQTEAAIRHSICFGLYDNDRQIGFARVVSDRATFAYIGDVFVLQEFRGRGLSKWLMEAMLAHTELQGLRRWLLATRDAHGVYSQFGFSGLKHPDRWMELPAPNAY